In one window of Rhizobium oryzihabitans DNA:
- the bamA gene encoding outer membrane protein assembly factor BamA has translation MKAGSRFLNAVSAVALSAGVSSVAGLGVLASAGVANAAVISRIDVRGAERSGADSVRSNITIAPGKNFSNSDIDESVKRLYATGYFSNVSMRVSGSTLVVTVNENQLVNQVVFNGNRKIKDDKLAGIVQTQPLGPFNQAIVTADIARIKEAYGAIGRSDVEITTQTVSVGQGRVNIAFVINEGERTKIGRIDFVGNNAYSDGRLAAVINTKKSNMLSFLTRKDVYNEDKLRADEEALRQFYYNRGYADFRVVSSEAVLDESKNEYTISITVDEGQRYDFGNVAVESTVPGVDGSELQGLVETRQGASYSAKEVQQTMEAISKRVAGEGYPFARVTPRGDRDMSGNTIGVTYIVDQGERAYVERIEIRGNTRTRDYVIRREFDISEGDAFNQTVITAAKRRLEALGYFSKVNISTAGGSAPDRVVIVVDVEDQSTGSFGIGAGYSQNDGVLLEASIEEKNFLGRGQYIRLAAGAGEDDARSYTLSFTEPYFLGYRLAAGFDLFKSQSRSEDYYDYDEQGFALRVTAPITENLSTTFKYTYKQLNYDGEGDWETGSNLAEPYKALIRGGDWTQSIISNTLNYNTLDDRNMPREGWQAALTNEFAGLGGDSEYYKIYAKARFYYTLSDEYDVIGSLTGQAGHVVPTGDNLLVFDQFKFGGRQVRGFKNDGIGPRIGNDSIGGTTYFAASAEVTAPMPGVPEDFGLRLAGFVDAGTLYGNKVANSAGVKDDNSIRASAGIGVMWASPFGPIRVDYAVPIAKEDYDEEQRFRFGMSNTF, from the coding sequence ATGAAGGCTGGTTCAAGGTTTTTGAACGCTGTGTCGGCGGTTGCGCTGTCTGCTGGTGTTTCTTCGGTTGCGGGCCTCGGCGTGCTTGCCTCTGCTGGCGTTGCAAATGCAGCTGTCATCAGCAGGATCGATGTTCGCGGGGCCGAGAGGTCCGGTGCGGACTCCGTGCGTTCCAACATCACCATTGCGCCGGGTAAGAACTTTTCCAATTCGGACATCGATGAATCGGTGAAGCGTCTTTACGCCACCGGTTACTTCTCGAATGTCTCCATGCGCGTTTCCGGCAGCACGCTGGTCGTGACGGTGAACGAAAACCAGCTGGTCAACCAGGTGGTCTTCAACGGCAACCGCAAGATCAAGGACGACAAGCTGGCCGGCATTGTGCAGACCCAGCCGCTCGGTCCGTTCAACCAGGCTATCGTGACTGCGGATATTGCTCGCATCAAGGAAGCCTACGGTGCCATCGGTCGTAGCGACGTCGAAATCACCACCCAGACCGTTTCTGTCGGTCAGGGCCGCGTGAACATCGCTTTCGTCATCAACGAAGGTGAGCGCACCAAGATCGGCCGCATCGATTTCGTTGGCAACAATGCCTACAGCGACGGCCGTCTTGCCGCCGTCATCAACACCAAGAAGTCCAACATGCTGTCGTTCCTGACGCGTAAGGACGTTTATAACGAGGACAAGCTGCGCGCCGACGAAGAGGCGCTGCGCCAGTTCTACTACAACCGCGGTTATGCCGACTTCCGGGTCGTGTCTTCCGAGGCTGTGCTGGACGAGTCCAAGAACGAATACACCATCTCGATCACCGTCGACGAAGGTCAGCGTTACGATTTCGGCAACGTCGCCGTCGAATCGACCGTGCCGGGCGTTGATGGTTCCGAATTGCAGGGTCTCGTTGAAACCCGCCAGGGCGCAAGCTACAGCGCCAAGGAAGTTCAGCAGACCATGGAAGCGATTTCCAAGCGCGTTGCCGGCGAAGGTTATCCTTTCGCCCGCGTAACGCCGCGCGGCGACCGCGACATGTCCGGCAACACCATCGGTGTGACCTACATCGTCGATCAGGGCGAGCGCGCCTATGTCGAGCGTATCGAAATCCGCGGCAACACCCGCACGCGCGATTACGTCATTCGCCGCGAGTTCGATATTTCCGAAGGCGATGCTTTCAACCAGACGGTCATCACGGCGGCAAAGCGTCGTCTTGAGGCGCTCGGTTACTTCTCCAAGGTCAATATCTCGACCGCCGGCGGCAGCGCGCCTGACCGTGTCGTCATCGTTGTCGATGTTGAAGACCAGTCCACGGGTTCGTTCGGTATCGGTGCAGGTTACTCGCAGAACGACGGCGTGCTGCTTGAAGCATCCATCGAAGAGAAGAACTTCCTCGGTCGCGGCCAGTACATCCGTCTTGCCGCCGGTGCGGGTGAAGATGATGCACGCAGCTACACGCTGTCCTTCACCGAGCCGTATTTCCTCGGCTACCGTCTGGCTGCAGGCTTCGACCTGTTCAAGAGCCAGAGCCGCAGCGAAGACTATTACGATTACGATGAGCAGGGCTTTGCGCTGCGCGTCACCGCGCCGATCACCGAGAACCTCTCGACGACGTTCAAATACACCTACAAGCAGCTCAACTACGATGGTGAGGGCGATTGGGAAACCGGCAGCAATCTTGCCGAACCCTATAAGGCTCTGATCCGTGGTGGTGACTGGACACAGTCCATCATCTCGAACACGCTGAACTACAATACGCTCGATGACCGCAACATGCCGCGCGAAGGCTGGCAGGCTGCCCTGACGAACGAATTTGCAGGTCTCGGCGGCGATTCGGAATACTACAAGATCTACGCCAAGGCGCGCTTCTACTACACGCTGTCGGACGAGTACGATGTCATCGGCTCGCTCACCGGTCAGGCGGGTCACGTTGTTCCGACGGGCGACAATCTGCTGGTATTCGATCAGTTCAAGTTTGGCGGCCGTCAGGTTCGCGGCTTCAAGAACGACGGTATCGGTCCGCGCATCGGCAACGACTCCATCGGCGGCACGACCTACTTTGCGGCTTCCGCAGAAGTCACGGCCCCGATGCCTGGCGTTCCGGAAGATTTCGGCCTGCGTCTGGCTGGCTTCGTCGATGCCGGTACGCTGTACGGCAACAAGGTTGCAAACAGCGCAGGTGTGAAGGACGACAACTCCATCCGCGCATCCGCCGGTATCGGTGTGATGTGGGCGTCGCCCTTCGGCCCGATCCGCGTCGACTATGCCGTTCCGATCGCCAAGGAAGACTACGACGAGGAACAGCGTTTCCGGTTTGGCATGTCCAACACTTTCTGA
- the rseP gene encoding RIP metalloprotease RseP: protein MAATGFLTGYIVPFILVLSLLVFVHEMGHYLVGRWSGIRSTAFSIGFGPELIGFTDRHGTRWKISAIPLGGYVKFFGDEDAASKPDSSGLSHMSLEERAQTLSGAKLWKRAATVAAGPIANFILAILIFAVLFGVYGRMIADPVVAEVRENSAAAAAGIHPGDRLMAIDGEKMTTFEDVRRYVGIRPGTPITVTVERSGEELKLPMVPTRTETTDQFGNKLEMGIIGIVTDQSSGNFRHIEYSPSQALLEGVRETGHVITGTFNYIGNLVTGRMNADQLGGPVRVAQASGQMATLGISAVIQLAAVLSVSIGLLNLMPVPVLDGGHLVFYAIEAIRGRPLGAGAQEVAFRIGMMMILGLMVFATWNDISSLIG from the coding sequence ATGGCGGCGACCGGCTTTCTGACCGGCTATATAGTGCCCTTCATCCTGGTGCTTTCCCTGCTCGTTTTCGTCCATGAGATGGGCCACTACCTCGTCGGACGCTGGAGCGGCATCCGTTCCACAGCCTTTTCCATCGGTTTCGGCCCTGAGCTGATCGGCTTTACCGACCGGCACGGCACAAGATGGAAGATTTCCGCGATCCCGCTTGGCGGCTACGTGAAGTTCTTCGGCGACGAAGATGCGGCCAGCAAGCCGGATAGCTCAGGCCTGTCGCATATGTCGCTGGAGGAGAGGGCGCAGACGCTTTCCGGCGCCAAGCTGTGGAAAAGGGCGGCGACCGTTGCTGCCGGCCCAATCGCCAACTTCATTCTCGCCATCCTCATCTTCGCGGTCCTCTTCGGTGTCTATGGCCGGATGATCGCCGATCCCGTCGTGGCCGAAGTGCGTGAAAACAGCGCGGCCGCCGCAGCCGGCATACACCCCGGCGACCGTCTGATGGCGATCGACGGTGAAAAGATGACAACCTTCGAGGATGTCCGCCGTTATGTCGGTATCCGGCCTGGCACGCCGATCACCGTGACGGTCGAAAGATCGGGCGAAGAGCTTAAGCTGCCGATGGTACCGACTCGCACGGAAACCACCGACCAGTTCGGCAACAAGCTGGAAATGGGTATTATCGGTATCGTCACCGACCAGAGCAGCGGCAATTTCCGCCACATCGAATATTCGCCGTCGCAGGCGTTGCTCGAGGGCGTGCGCGAAACGGGCCACGTCATCACCGGCACCTTCAACTATATCGGCAACCTCGTCACCGGGCGCATGAACGCCGATCAGCTCGGTGGTCCGGTCCGTGTGGCGCAGGCGTCGGGCCAGATGGCGACACTCGGCATTTCGGCCGTTATCCAGCTGGCCGCCGTTCTTTCCGTGTCGATTGGTCTTCTGAACCTGATGCCTGTCCCGGTTCTGGATGGCGGGCATCTGGTGTTTTATGCAATCGAGGCCATCCGCGGCAGGCCGCTTGGCGCCGGTGCGCAGGAGGTGGCTTTCCGTATCGGCATGATGATGATTTTGGGTCTTATGGTTTTTGCAACATGGAATGATATCAGCAGCTTGATCGGCTGA
- a CDS encoding phosphatidate cytidylyltransferase, which yields MSRELRLRIVSAIVMAAVILAATWYGGILFRIVAGLLAILIYYEWSKITRLSETNSTGNAWGWFAVAVIAGNTIFGEPSLDLPLLSGFTLTAALFPVLRGRNWWLVGGIVYAGLSGISLAAIRGDELTGFVSILFIFAVVWSTDILAYFVGRAIGGPKLAPAISPGKTWSGAIGGAVAALIGGGAVSLAYHGRISLLVLGLALILSVFSQIGDLFESFVKRRFQVKDSSHLIPGHGGFMDRVDGLVFACFTVFLIAFVHAAATGDVPGSGGGLLPGF from the coding sequence ATGAGCCGTGAACTCAGACTGCGGATCGTGTCCGCAATTGTCATGGCGGCGGTCATATTGGCCGCGACCTGGTATGGCGGCATTCTGTTCCGCATCGTGGCCGGTCTCCTGGCGATCCTCATCTATTATGAATGGTCGAAGATCACCCGCCTGTCGGAAACCAATTCCACCGGCAATGCCTGGGGCTGGTTTGCGGTCGCTGTCATCGCCGGCAATACGATTTTCGGCGAGCCTTCGCTCGATCTGCCGCTGCTCTCGGGCTTTACGCTGACCGCAGCCTTGTTTCCCGTTCTGCGCGGCAGGAACTGGTGGCTGGTGGGCGGCATCGTTTATGCGGGCCTGAGCGGCATATCGCTTGCGGCCATTCGCGGCGACGAGCTGACCGGTTTTGTCTCCATCCTGTTTATCTTTGCGGTCGTCTGGTCGACGGATATTCTCGCTTATTTCGTCGGACGCGCCATTGGCGGGCCGAAGCTTGCGCCGGCGATCTCGCCGGGCAAGACCTGGTCGGGCGCGATAGGTGGTGCAGTGGCCGCATTGATCGGGGGAGGCGCCGTGTCCCTCGCCTATCACGGCAGGATAAGCCTGCTCGTATTGGGGCTCGCTCTCATCCTTTCGGTATTCAGCCAGATCGGCGACCTCTTTGAATCCTTCGTGAAACGACGGTTTCAGGTCAAGGATTCCAGCCATCTCATTCCCGGCCACGGCGGCTTCATGGACCGGGTTGACGGTCTTGTTTTCGCCTGCTTTACGGTATTCCTCATTGCTTTCGTGCATGCAGCGGCAACCGGCGACGTACCCGGCTCGGGTGGCGGTCTCTTGCCGGGCTTCTAA